The nucleotide sequence ATAACCAACTCGATCCTTTATTACGTGACACAGTGAGCCCCGAAGGTGATGTCCCTAATGCACAAGGCTTTTCGATGTTCCCAGGTAATATCAACATCCTTTGTATTAGACTGACTTCTTATGTGCGTATCCTTAAAGAATCACAAGGAATCATTGCTGAATTCGTTAATCCAAAATATGCGGATGCCAGTAAAACAACCTTCAAAAAACCAACGCGTCTTGAAACCATGATGCAGGATCTACCTAAGCTCTTTGGTCCAGGTGAGAAAGTGGGTGTCACAATTTTTGCACGCGAATGGAGCTTCTCTGCGAATAAAAACAATATTGTTGATGCGGCGGCCAAATATCAAGCGGGTAGCCCACCTGAATCAAGCGCCACGGCCGAAGATCATTTCTACATGGCGGGTCGTAGCAAACTTCAAGAAGCTGGGATGACGGTCAATGCCGCTGATAATGAATTAATTCTTGGCGTACCTTTTCAACTCGGCCCAAAAGTTATTCTTAGACCTTCTTTTGCAATGACTTTAGCCGAAGTTCGCAATAAGGTCTCTGGTGGCTCCATCTCTGATCAAGCGAGCTTAATCCTAGATGGAAGAGACATTCATTTAGAAGGACTCGAGCTCAGTGGCTCTACTGCACTTATCATCAAAGCTTGTGATGGTGCGAAAGTCACTGTGAAAGGTCCATTTAACAACGAAGGGTTCACGCTAGTAAAACTTAGTGAAGAAGAGCGTTCCCCTGAAAGTACGGTTCCCGAATACTTAAAGATTCGCGCTTATAAATTTGAAAACTCTGGTGCTCAGATCTACGAATTTAATGAACCGGGCGAGTACACTGTTGAGAACTAAGCATCTTCATTTAGTATATTAAAAATTAACATAAAGTCATCTCATCTTGAGATGACTTTTTAAGCATTAGGATTCTACACATGACGACAAGAGTTGCTTTCATTGGCTCGGGCTTTGCACAACAACACATTGCTGCCCTAGCACATATCCCCGAAGTTGAGATTGCCGCTATCTGTAGCCGCAATGAACAAACCGCACGTCAAATTATTGGCGATCAAAATATCAATTATTATCCCTTTGAAAACTATCTTCAAATGCTTCAGCAGGAAAAGCTCGATGCAGTTTATATTTGCTTACCTCCCCACCTCCATGGTGAAATAGATATTGCCTGTGCAGAACACGTAAAAGCACTCTTCATAGAGAAGCCTATCGCACTCAGCTTAGAACTCGCTGATCAACTTAGCCAAACCTTCAAGAAAGCTAATAGCATTGTAAGTGTCGGCTATATGAATCGCTACCGCCCTAATATTATCAATGCAAAAAATCACTTTTCCAAAAATCCCGCAATCCTTTTCAATGCGGCTTGGAGTGGCGAACTTCCCCCTCCTTACTGGTGGCGAAGACGCGAAATGTCTGGTGGACAACTCACTGAACAAGCTACTCACTTGATTGATTCCATTCGCTATATCAGTGGTGAATTCAAAGAGGTACAAGCTTTTTCGACCAGTGGTTTTATTGATGATGTTAAAGATTTCAACGTAGATGATGCCATTGTCATGAACTTCCAACTCGAAAGTGGCGCCATTGGGACAGTACAAACTTCATGCTTTAGCAAAGAGCACGGCGGAGGCGAACTCGGTATCTACCTAGAGCTGGCCTCTAGAGAGAAGACCTATCGTTTCCATAATCACTGCATGGACCTAGAACTTCAGCATTCTCAGGCCAATAAAGAGATTTTCAACTCTATTGACAATCCCGTTTTAGCTGAGAATATGGCTTTCTTTGATGCCATTAAAAATGGCTCTCATGAGGCTATTCTTTCTCCTTATGATGATGCCGTAGAAAGTCTAAAAGTAAGTCTTGCTGCCGATATCTCAATACGAGAAAAACGTTCGGTGGCCCTTGCGAGTCTCTAATCAAAAATCTTCAAAATCAAATAAGTTGAAAAAAAACTTAATTTAAATCAATTTTTAAGAGAAAAAATTTTTTTTCCTCCAGTTTGGTGTTACCTTTGTCCTGCAATCGTGCCAAACTGTGACACGTCTCATTAAAATTTATGAAATTTAAAGGAATATACCATGGCTGTATTAGTTGGTAAACAAGCTCCAGACTTTAGCGAAAAAGCTGTAAAAGGTCAAGAAGTCATCGAAAACTTTTCACTCTCACAATTCAAAGGTAAGTACGTAGTACTTTTCTTCTACCCATTAGACTTCACTTTCGTTTGCCCTACAGAGCTTCACGCTTTCGAAGCAAAACGCGCTGAGTTTGAAGCTAAAGGCGTTGAAGTTGTTGGCGTTTCTACTGACTCATGGTTCTCACACCTTGCATGGCTCAACACGCCTAAAAACCAGGGCGGTATCGAAGGCGTTGGTTACCCAATCGTTTCTGATTTCAATAAAACAATCTCAGCTGACTATGATGTACTTCTTGGTGGCGGAATGGCTCTTCGTGGTCTTTTCCTCATCGACAAAGCTGGTGTTGTTCAACACCAAGTTGTTAACAATCTTCCACTAGGTCGTAATGTTGATGAAGCTCTTCGTATGGTTGACGCACTTCAGTTCTTTGAGAATAACGGCGAAGTTTGC is from Lentisphaera profundi and encodes:
- a CDS encoding peroxiredoxin yields the protein MAVLVGKQAPDFSEKAVKGQEVIENFSLSQFKGKYVVLFFYPLDFTFVCPTELHAFEAKRAEFEAKGVEVVGVSTDSWFSHLAWLNTPKNQGGIEGVGYPIVSDFNKTISADYDVLLGGGMALRGLFLIDKAGVVQHQVVNNLPLGRNVDEALRMVDALQFFENNGEVCPANWTEGDKAMKPNDAGLKEYFAE
- a CDS encoding Gfo/Idh/MocA family protein, which codes for MTTRVAFIGSGFAQQHIAALAHIPEVEIAAICSRNEQTARQIIGDQNINYYPFENYLQMLQQEKLDAVYICLPPHLHGEIDIACAEHVKALFIEKPIALSLELADQLSQTFKKANSIVSVGYMNRYRPNIINAKNHFSKNPAILFNAAWSGELPPPYWWRRREMSGGQLTEQATHLIDSIRYISGEFKEVQAFSTSGFIDDVKDFNVDDAIVMNFQLESGAIGTVQTSCFSKEHGGGELGIYLELASREKTYRFHNHCMDLELQHSQANKEIFNSIDNPVLAENMAFFDAIKNGSHEAILSPYDDAVESLKVSLAADISIREKRSVALASL